The Panulirus ornatus isolate Po-2019 chromosome 32, ASM3632096v1, whole genome shotgun sequence genome includes a window with the following:
- the LOC139759275 gene encoding uncharacterized protein, with protein MKNVAVILDAVVVLVRYSDKPEKHILLCSYEDGDFPQGVCQHIVCCGLVSSASSSCARGHVRASLCHLLFHRAQTDGPECKCGMFLTYWHDEILVHTLPPFDIDDCKDFEQCKQRCAEEFDQLTGGGDLDFQLEGGYTVGQELCLTVLTTQDISEINYETVYGYARQCNGPWDYTGVKTFNQLCCVDGRYVHCT; from the exons GTACAGTgacaaacctgagaagcatattttactTTGCTCTTAT GAAGATGGAGACTTTCCCCAAGGGGTTTGTCAGCATATCGTCTGCTGCGGCTTAGTGAGTTCAGCCTCCAGCAGCTGTGCCCGTGGCCACGTCCGCGCCTCACTGTGTCACCTTCTGTTCCACAGGGCACAGACGGACGGACCAGAATGCAAGTGTGGAATGTTCCTCACCTACTGGCACGACGAGATCCTCGTCCACACTCTGCCACCCTTCGACATCGACGACTGTAAGGACTTCGAGCAGTGCAAGCAGAGATGTGCTGAAGAG TTTGATCAGCTGACTGGAGGCGGCGACTTGGACTTCCAGCTTGAGGGAGGGTACACCGTCGGCCAGGAGCTATGCCTCACCGTGCTCACCACTCAAGACATTTCTGAAATCAACTATGAAACT GTGTACGGATACGCGAGACAGTGTAATGGGCCCTGGGACTACACGGGAGTGAAGACTTTCAACCAGCTGTGCTGTGTCGATGGCCGCTATGTCCACTGCACGTAG